GACTACTACACCACAGGCCGAGATTATTCTCGAAATGTGCTAGAAAGAGCGGGCTGGTTCCAACTTCATGGCTGGAAATAAACCGCATATAAGAAATTAAAGGGCTGTCCATCTGGATAGCCCTTTTTTTATGCCTCTAAGGATCTGTTTTTGGGGCCTCCCGCCTTCGGCGGGCGCTACGTTCCGCAGCTCGCTATTCGCTCGGCCCTGCGGCCTGACGGCCTTGGTCTGCGGCTGCGCCGCACTGCTGCACATCGCTAGGCCGCTCAGCTGTCGCTACTGCTTTTAGCCATAGCTCTTCGGCCCTTAACAGGCAAAAAACCAATAAGATAGGCCTAAAAAATGAGATAAACAATAGAAAAATAAATTAGCTGTAAAACTCTTTAGATGCTTTGTAGAGCCCATCTCTTTTTTCTACATTTAATAGTCAAGCAAGATTTTACCCCACTAAATTAACTAAAAAAGAATGAAAGCTAAGATTCAACCAGATTACAAAAATCTGACCCATGCCGCCTATGTCAAGGAGTTTAAACGCCTAGCCAAAATGGCCGAAACTCAAGCCAATGGCGAAGAAAATGCCGTTACTTTCTTTGTAAAACGCATGCACAAATTTGCCTGCGGCACAGAAGCTCCCCTAATGCTCCTCTCTAAAATGGATGCAAAATGGAAAAAGCAAGCCAAGGAAGACCTTAAAGGCGACAAGAAGATGATTCTTATCGCTAAAGCTCATTTTACCGCTGGCGAAAATGGCAATGTCCTAGAACTTTCTCCCATTAAAGGAAATGCTCCCTTGGCCAAAATTGCTAAGGAAGGAAAGGCCCTACTCAAAAAGGCCAAATTTGCCCTCGTTAAGGCCGGAGAAGCTGTAAGCGCCGCCGCTGCAGAAGGAGCCGCCGCCGGAGGAGAAGAAGAAGCGCCCAAAGAAGAAGCACAGCCAACAACAGAAGACAGCAAAACTACCGAAACTGCCGAAACCACTAGCGATGATACCGCCGCTGCTGGAGCAGAGTCTGCCGCTGTTGATCCTCAACTAGAAAAGAAAAAAGCCAAAGGACGTCAGGTGATGGCCAAAATGCTTGAAAACCTTCAGAAGATTGAAGCTAAACTGAAGAACTAAGCCAACCCATTATCCTAACTAACTTTTAATGACCATCTTATGGCAAATTTTGATAAAATCCAAGCTCGCTTGGAGCAGTATAATGCAACCCTTGACCAACTCAAGGAGCTCTTTATGAGTGATGGGAAAATTGATGCCCAAGAACAAGAGCAAATCAACCAAATTGAAGCCGCTATTGCCCGCCTAGGCGAGCGCATTGGCTCAGCTACCGCTGCGGCAACTGCCGCCGCAGAAACTCCTGCCGAAACAGGCAGCGAAACGCCTGCCGCAGAAACTCCCGCTCCTGCAGCCTCTTCTATTTCGGGCTCAGTGGGCAAAGGCGGAGACAATAAAGAGGCCGATGTGAAATTGGTACAAGAACTACTAAAGAAAAAGGGCCAAAATGTAGCCGTAGATGGCGACTGTGGACCAAAAACCATCGCCGCTATCAAAGCTTTCCAACAAGCAGAGTTTGGCTGGCAAGATGGCCGCATTGATCCAGGCGGGAAAAGCTGGGGCGCCCTTTCTGGCGGAAGCTCTTCTAGCTCTTCAGAGGATAGCAGCAGCTCAGATAGCAGTAGCGCTGATGCTGCAGCCACAACAGAAGAAGCTGCTCCAACTGGAGATCCCGTTCCAATTAAGGACCTTCAAGGTTCTGTGGGCCAAGGCGGAAAAAATAATCCCGATGATGTCAAGGTGGTCCAAACCCTTCTCCGTGAAGAGTTTGACTACAAAGTGGACATCAGCGGAACTTGCGATAATAAGACCATTACCGCAATTAGTAATTTCCAAGCCACTAAATTGGGCGTAAGCAAACCCGATGGCCGTGTAGATCCAGGCGGAAAAAGCTGGAAGGGCCTCAATGGCGAAGGCCTACAAGAAGCCGCTATCCCTGGCCCAATGAATAAACCCAATTGGATCAAGGTAGCAGAGTCTGAGCTGGGCGTTACCGAAATCCCTGGCGCAGAAGATAACCCCCGAGTAATTGAGTATCACTCGACTACTGGTGGCTTCCGCGATGATGAGACGCCTTGGTGCGCCTCTTTTGTCAATTGGGTAATGAATAAAGCCGGCCAAGGTGGAACAGGCAGCGCAATGGCAATGTCTTGGGCCAAATATGGTAAAAAGGTGGATAAACCCGCCTATGGCGCTATTGCCGTTTTGAGCTATGGTGGCGGAAAAGGCCATGTGGGCTTTGTGGTCGGCAAAAAGGGCGGCAATGTCTTGCTTTTGGGCGGCAACCAAAGCAATATGGTAAAGATCTCCGCTTTTGGTACAAGCAAGATTCATGCTTACGTTTTCCCCAATAACTTTGAGGTTCCGGAAAACTACTATACCTTCGGCGAAGCAGAAGGCGACTTTGAGACGACAGATTTCTCTCAAACTCGATAGGGCTAATTGGCGCTAGACGCAAAGGGGCGGTCGGATTTTCCGACCGCCCCTTTTTTGTCTTTTTCGGGCCCCTTGGGGCCTTTTGTCGAGCCGGCCCAGCGCTGCGCAGCCGTGGCCGAAGGCCAGACCCAAGGCGAAACGAAGTGGAGCCTGCAGGGCCGAGCAGCCTTGCGAGCGGCGGAGCATAGCGGCGGCCGCCTTGGCTTTGCCAAGGCGGCCGCGGGCCCCAAAAAACAGCAGAAAAACTACTGCTCTTGCTCTTCGTTATTAAAGTAATTCATCAGGTCCGAAGAAACTCGGTCCATGCCATTTACGCCCATTTTGGCGGCAATTTGAAACATATTATTGGTCACTAGGGCCGTGGCAAGGGCCTCGGCGCCAGCAATATGAATGGTATCATTGACCTTCTCATGCAGGCGGTTGAGGCGCAACATCACTCGGCCCAACTGCTGATAAAGTTCTAAATCTCGCTTCATTTCGGCCACATCAATATAGTCGGGCAAAACATCATCATGCTGTTCTGCCGCTCGAATTGTCTCCTCGACAAAGATTTCATTTTCTCTATGGAGTTTGGGGAAAGAAGCGCGCTCGTCTTGGGTAAGCGAGAGCAAAAAGGGGAGCTTTTCTTCAATTTGGGTCACTAATTGGCGGACCTCTTCTACCATATCGGTAGTCAATTCGATAGAAATGCGATTTTCGGCCATTGGATTTATTTTTTAAATGAAATGAGCTTAATACCTCTTCAATATAGGCTTTTTTGAAAGAAAATGAAATTTTATGCCCCTGCTAATCTCGGCTATAGCCCTGAAAAACCTCTTGCAAATGCCAGTCGAGATAGTCCTCTTTGGGCCGATATTTTTTGAGATGAGGCAGACGGATTTGCTGGGCCTGATGCCGCAGTAAATAGTACTCTAAGCCCTCGCCATGTACCTTATGCGAGACCTGCATGCGCAAGGAGTCATCAATCCGAAAAGCGCCCAGATCAAAGAGTTTGTGGTGC
This genomic interval from Saprospira grandis contains the following:
- a CDS encoding TIGR02594 family protein, whose product is MANFDKIQARLEQYNATLDQLKELFMSDGKIDAQEQEQINQIEAAIARLGERIGSATAAATAAAETPAETGSETPAAETPAPAASSISGSVGKGGDNKEADVKLVQELLKKKGQNVAVDGDCGPKTIAAIKAFQQAEFGWQDGRIDPGGKSWGALSGGSSSSSSEDSSSSDSSSADAAATTEEAAPTGDPVPIKDLQGSVGQGGKNNPDDVKVVQTLLREEFDYKVDISGTCDNKTITAISNFQATKLGVSKPDGRVDPGGKSWKGLNGEGLQEAAIPGPMNKPNWIKVAESELGVTEIPGAEDNPRVIEYHSTTGGFRDDETPWCASFVNWVMNKAGQGGTGSAMAMSWAKYGKKVDKPAYGAIAVLSYGGGKGHVGFVVGKKGGNVLLLGGNQSNMVKISAFGTSKIHAYVFPNNFEVPENYYTFGEAEGDFETTDFSQTR